A genomic window from Candidatus Denitrolinea symbiosum includes:
- a CDS encoding nucleotidyltransferase, whose translation MTTHVKNILKEIKKGLSQLYGKRLRGLVLYGSYARGDNREGSDLDILVILNEFERSPIELDRTEDLMSELSLKYLITISPLFMREKDWLTADKPLLRNVRAEGVPI comes from the coding sequence ATGACTACCCATGTCAAAAACATCTTGAAAGAAATCAAAAAGGGACTTTCCCAACTGTACGGAAAACGCCTTCGCGGGCTGGTTCTTTACGGTTCCTATGCGCGCGGGGATAATCGGGAAGGCTCCGACCTCGACATCCTTGTAATACTCAACGAGTTCGAGCGTTCTCCCATTGAACTGGATCGCACCGAAGATTTGATGAGTGAATTGTCGCTGAAATACCTAATCACCATCAGTCCGCTGTTCATGCGCGAAAAAGACTGGCTGACCGCAGACAAACCCCTGCTTCGTAATGTGCGGGCGGAGGGTGTGCCTATATGA
- a CDS encoding threonine--tRNA ligase: MAQQVQEKYEESHLYKVRHSAAHVMAQAVVEMFPEAKYTIGPPVENGFYYDFDLPRNLTPEDLEAIEKRMRQIVQGKYDFKKTVISADEARQIFKNQPYKLELIHGLEQGGFDEYGNPLNAKPEISIYQHDSFTDLCRGPHVANTKEIKPDAFKLMSIAGAYWRGDEKNKQLQRVYGTAWESKKELDDYLHQLEEAKKRDHRKLGRELEIFIFEDEVGPGLPLWLPNGGVLIEELEKLAKEMEEQAGYDRVRTPSLTKEDLFIRSGHLPYYAESMYPPMELEGVKYYVKPMNCPMHHKIFGSKQRSYRDLPVRLAEYGTCYRYEKSGELFGLMRVRSMQMNDAHIYCSEDQFEQEFLNVVDLYRRYFDLFGIEKYVMRLSLHGKAGLGKKYVDNERLWLKTEEMVRRAMDNGGVPYVEAEDEAAFYGPKIDVQVWSAIGREFSLMTNQVDFAVPERFDLHFTNREGNEEIPLCIHRAPLSTHERMIGFLLEHYAGSFPAWLSPEHARVIPITDNQNEYAQGIVQQLRAQGIRASADVSAQRMNAKIRNAQVMKVPYMLVVGENEMNAGQVSLRVRDGSRQDNIPLGDFVARAKDRIARRAKEL, encoded by the coding sequence ATGGCTCAACAAGTTCAGGAAAAGTACGAAGAGTCCCACCTTTACAAGGTCCGTCATTCGGCGGCGCACGTCATGGCGCAGGCTGTGGTCGAGATGTTCCCGGAGGCCAAGTACACCATCGGGCCGCCGGTCGAAAACGGTTTCTATTACGACTTCGACCTGCCGCGCAACCTGACGCCCGAAGATTTGGAAGCCATCGAAAAACGGATGCGCCAGATCGTGCAGGGTAAATACGATTTCAAAAAGACGGTCATCTCGGCGGACGAGGCGCGGCAGATCTTCAAAAACCAGCCCTACAAACTCGAATTGATTCACGGTCTCGAACAGGGCGGGTTCGACGAGTACGGGAATCCGCTCAACGCCAAGCCGGAGATCTCCATCTACCAGCACGATTCGTTCACGGACCTCTGCCGCGGTCCGCACGTGGCGAACACGAAGGAGATCAAGCCCGACGCCTTCAAGTTGATGTCCATCGCGGGCGCGTACTGGCGCGGCGACGAGAAGAACAAGCAGCTGCAGCGCGTCTACGGGACGGCGTGGGAGAGCAAAAAGGAGCTCGACGACTATCTCCATCAACTGGAAGAGGCGAAGAAGCGCGACCACCGCAAACTGGGACGGGAACTGGAGATCTTCATCTTCGAGGACGAAGTCGGCCCCGGCCTGCCGCTGTGGCTCCCGAACGGCGGCGTGTTGATCGAGGAGCTGGAGAAACTCGCCAAAGAGATGGAAGAGCAAGCCGGCTACGACCGCGTCCGCACGCCGAGCCTGACGAAGGAAGATTTGTTCATCCGCTCCGGCCACCTTCCCTACTACGCGGAGAGCATGTATCCGCCGATGGAACTCGAAGGCGTGAAGTATTACGTCAAGCCGATGAACTGCCCGATGCACCATAAGATCTTCGGCTCGAAGCAGCGTTCCTACCGCGACCTGCCCGTGCGTCTCGCCGAATACGGGACGTGCTATCGCTACGAGAAGTCGGGCGAACTGTTCGGGCTGATGCGCGTCCGCTCGATGCAGATGAACGACGCCCACATCTATTGCAGCGAGGACCAGTTCGAGCAGGAATTCCTGAACGTGGTGGACCTGTATCGCAGGTACTTCGACCTGTTCGGCATCGAGAAATATGTGATGCGTCTCTCGCTGCACGGCAAGGCGGGACTCGGCAAGAAGTACGTGGACAACGAACGTCTGTGGCTGAAGACCGAGGAAATGGTGCGCCGCGCCATGGACAACGGCGGAGTCCCCTATGTGGAGGCCGAAGACGAGGCCGCCTTCTACGGTCCCAAAATTGACGTTCAGGTTTGGTCCGCCATCGGCCGCGAGTTCTCGCTGATGACGAACCAGGTGGACTTTGCCGTACCGGAGCGCTTCGACCTGCACTTCACGAACCGCGAAGGCAACGAGGAGATTCCGCTCTGCATCCATCGCGCGCCGCTGTCCACGCACGAGCGGATGATCGGCTTCCTGCTCGAACACTACGCGGGCAGTTTCCCCGCCTGGCTTTCGCCCGAACACGCGCGCGTCATCCCGATCACGGACAATCAGAACGAGTACGCGCAGGGGATCGTCCAGCAGTTGCGCGCGCAGGGAATCCGCGCCAGCGCGGACGTCAGCGCGCAGCGCATGAACGCCAAGATCCGCAACGCGCAGGTGATGAAAGTCCCGTACATGCTCGTCGTCGGCGAGAACGAGATGAACGCGGGACAGGTCTCGCTGCGCGTCCGCGACGGCTCGCGCCAGGACAACATCCCGTTGGGCGATTTCGTCGCGCGCGCGAAGGATCGGATCGCGAGACGGGCGAAGGAGTTGTAG
- a CDS encoding B12-binding domain-containing radical SAM protein yields the protein MLTPEQIETKLDRILLKVQKPGRYVGGELNSVVKDWDSADVRVALVFPDIYDIGVSNVGLKILYDQVNQRGDALAERAYAPWTDMEALMRAEGIPLYALESKRPLSGFDLVGFSLPYETLYTNALNLLDLAGIPLRAGERGAEHPIVIAGGHSTINPEPMHAFMDAFVIGEGEEVIHDIINVLKLRNTQYAVRDDLLLALAKIPGVYVPRFYQPHYMDDGTIARVETLAEGIANPVVKRIVAKLPPPPTKFIVPNIEVVHNRASVEITRGCTRGCRYCHAGMITRPVRERRVDEIVAAAREAVRSTGFEELALLSLSSSDYTHIEELVAAIGEEFKDEKLTVSLPSLRIESVSIDLVDKLRGRRGSGFTLAPEAATERMRRIINKFISDEDIINTTREIYRRGWTNIKLYFMIGHPSETLEDVQAIADLCKRVIAEGRKVAGMKVKLHAGVSTFVPKPQTPFQWVSCDTRENILAKQALLKRELRDRNIKLSWTKPEDTLLESFLSRGDRRLAEVIFTAWKNGAKFDAWEEHRRFETWMSAFAEHGLDPAFYTHRPRRADEIFAWDHITAAVRKKYLFQDFRRSLEGHIRVDCRLNCYACGILPTFADLRRDNPGEGWKCPDVKSPRKADVSDRGQPLAIR from the coding sequence ATGCTCACCCCGGAACAGATCGAAACCAAACTCGACCGCATTCTCTTAAAGGTGCAGAAACCCGGCCGATACGTGGGCGGCGAACTCAACAGCGTCGTCAAGGATTGGGATTCCGCCGACGTCCGCGTCGCGCTCGTCTTCCCCGACATCTACGACATCGGCGTTTCCAATGTGGGACTCAAGATCCTCTACGACCAGGTCAACCAGCGCGGCGACGCGCTGGCCGAGCGCGCCTACGCCCCGTGGACCGACATGGAAGCGCTCATGCGCGCCGAGGGGATTCCCCTCTACGCGCTCGAATCCAAACGACCTTTGAGCGGGTTCGACCTCGTCGGCTTTTCCTTACCCTATGAGACGCTCTACACCAACGCGCTGAACCTCCTCGACCTGGCGGGCATCCCCCTGCGCGCGGGCGAACGCGGCGCGGAGCATCCCATCGTCATCGCGGGCGGACATTCCACGATCAACCCCGAGCCCATGCACGCCTTCATGGACGCGTTCGTGATCGGCGAAGGCGAGGAAGTCATCCACGACATTATCAACGTCCTCAAATTACGCAATACGCAATACGCAGTACGAGACGATCTTCTCCTTGCCCTCGCCAAAATCCCCGGCGTGTACGTCCCGCGCTTCTACCAGCCGCATTACATGGACGATGGGACCATCGCGCGCGTGGAGACTCTCGCCGAGGGGATCGCCAACCCCGTCGTCAAGCGCATCGTCGCCAAACTGCCTCCGCCGCCGACGAAGTTCATCGTGCCGAACATCGAAGTCGTCCACAACCGTGCCTCGGTGGAGATCACGCGCGGCTGCACGCGCGGGTGTCGGTACTGCCACGCGGGCATGATCACGCGTCCCGTCCGCGAACGACGCGTGGACGAGATCGTCGCCGCGGCGCGCGAAGCCGTCCGATCCACAGGGTTCGAGGAACTCGCCCTCCTGTCGCTGTCGTCGTCCGATTACACCCACATCGAGGAACTGGTCGCCGCCATCGGCGAGGAGTTCAAGGACGAGAAACTCACGGTCTCCCTGCCGTCCCTGCGGATCGAATCCGTCTCGATTGATTTGGTAGACAAACTGCGCGGCCGCCGCGGTTCGGGCTTTACGCTCGCGCCCGAAGCCGCCACGGAACGGATGCGCCGCATCATCAACAAATTCATCTCCGACGAGGACATCATCAACACCACGCGCGAAATCTACCGCCGCGGCTGGACGAACATCAAACTGTATTTCATGATCGGCCATCCCAGCGAGACGCTCGAAGACGTGCAGGCCATCGCCGACCTGTGCAAGCGCGTCATCGCCGAGGGACGCAAAGTCGCGGGGATGAAAGTGAAACTGCACGCGGGCGTCAGCACGTTCGTGCCGAAACCGCAGACGCCGTTCCAGTGGGTGTCGTGCGACACGCGCGAGAACATCCTCGCCAAACAGGCGCTGCTCAAACGCGAACTGCGCGACCGCAACATCAAACTATCCTGGACGAAGCCCGAAGACACCCTGCTCGAATCCTTTTTGTCGCGCGGCGACAGGAGACTCGCGGAGGTGATTTTCACCGCCTGGAAGAACGGCGCGAAGTTCGACGCCTGGGAGGAACATCGCCGCTTCGAGACGTGGATGTCCGCCTTCGCCGAACACGGGCTCGATCCCGCTTTCTATACCCACCGTCCGCGCCGCGCCGACGAGATCTTCGCCTGGGACCACATCACCGCCGCGGTCCGAAAAAAATATCTCTTCCAGGATTTCCGCCGTTCGCTCGAGGGACACATCCGCGTGGACTGCCGCCTCAACTGCTACGCCTGCGGAATCCTGCCGACCTTCGCCGACCTGCGCCGCGACAACCCAGGCGAGGGCTGGAAGTGTCCCGACGTGAAAAGCCCGCGGAAAGCGGACGTTAGCGACCGCGGACAACCGCTCGCCATCCGATGA
- a CDS encoding macrodomain protein, protein MSKILVEKTLPTGQTVQIAQGDITLEKTDAIVNAANEYLQHGGGVAWAIVRRGGDLIQDESDAWIEKHGLVSHSRPAWTSGGTLPARFVIHAVGPVWDAPQSAGAGGDEDQKLADAVTGSLRVADELQCESIAFPAISTGIFGFPKERAAKVIFKAMEDYFSSNVSGLKLAKMVLWDDETVKAFLANWAGDGQAGGVER, encoded by the coding sequence ATGAGCAAAATTCTGGTTGAAAAAACTTTGCCGACGGGCCAGACCGTCCAGATCGCGCAGGGCGACATCACGCTCGAGAAGACGGACGCCATCGTCAACGCGGCCAACGAATATCTCCAGCACGGAGGCGGGGTGGCGTGGGCGATCGTCCGCCGCGGCGGGGACTTGATCCAGGACGAAAGCGACGCGTGGATCGAGAAGCACGGACTCGTCTCCCACTCGCGTCCCGCCTGGACCTCGGGCGGGACCCTGCCTGCGAGATTCGTGATCCACGCGGTCGGCCCCGTGTGGGACGCCCCCCAAAGCGCGGGGGCAGGCGGCGACGAGGATCAAAAACTGGCGGACGCGGTCACCGGCTCCCTGCGCGTCGCCGACGAGTTGCAGTGCGAGTCCATCGCCTTTCCCGCCATCTCGACGGGGATCTTCGGTTTTCCAAAAGAGCGCGCCGCGAAGGTCATCTTCAAGGCGATGGAGGATTATTTTTCGAGCAATGTTTCTGGATTGAAATTGGCAAAAATGGTGTTGTGGGACGACGAGACGGTGAAGGCGTTTTTGGCGAATTGGGCGGGGGATGGGCAGGCTGGCGGCGTCGAGCGATGA
- a CDS encoding 50S ribosomal protein L20 → MARVKSGPYGNRRHKKVLKFTKGQRGTKHLLFRRANEAMLKSMWYAYRDRRIRKRDLRKLWIARINAAARLNGTTYSRLTAALRKANIGLNRKMLADLAIRDPQAFAAVVAQAK, encoded by the coding sequence ATGGCTCGTGTAAAAAGCGGTCCCTACGGGAATCGCCGTCACAAGAAAGTTTTGAAGTTCACCAAGGGACAGCGCGGCACCAAACACCTGCTGTTCCGACGCGCGAACGAAGCCATGCTGAAGAGCATGTGGTACGCGTACCGCGACCGCCGCATCCGCAAGCGCGACCTGCGCAAGTTGTGGATCGCCCGCATCAACGCCGCGGCGCGTCTCAACGGCACCACGTACAGCCGGTTGACGGCCGCGCTCAGGAAGGCGAACATCGGTCTCAACCGCAAGATGCTGGCCGATCTCGCCATCCGCGACCCGCAGGCATTTGCCGCGGTGGTGGCGCAGGCGAAGTAG
- a CDS encoding peptidase S9 family — MRVPVPEKYERNGWPSVDRPDLAPPEGWSLPLIASVNRVYQSRLSPDGGRIAFVWNREEQADIYVMPAKGGWPSRVSFTRPSTPYWWDRAPQWSPDGKWLAFRMKGHVHIVDSRGGIPEKLPAPLDASASPIWMPDSNQLIVTIRPDEIPHLALTDREGTFVRVLTRDAGEDSDPRPSPDGTMVAYVHWPDDDRNRRDIRLVDLASGATRVLVGVPKMKDWFPRWSPDGKWLAFLSQRSDFNQVWLVRPDGSDLHPFTDLGTNVEEFSWSPDGTRLALVVNRRGRLDLASAALGSGRIEEVKTGRGVYSRPQWSPDGAYIYVEYEDPLAPPDIHRIDVATGRVKQLTFSNPPALATRPMVMPEEAVYKSYDGLEIAGLLYKPKHPNGAALVHPHGGPTEQFGYTWEILIQYLAAKGYTVLCPNYRGSTGYGLAFEHANYNNWGMGDVQDCLHAAKFLAEMPEIDPARLGIYGSSYGGYLTVACLARDPEFLFACGISQYGDASLVSSWAQCDRNTRLYTEMQIGHPSDNWEVFVDASSIHQVANIQAPLLLLHGLEDEVVVPQASEELAEALRRHNKTFEYKTYAGEPHGFQKRETVLDASARLERFLDWYLLPPSVPSPMRMELPNVVEDDEE; from the coding sequence ATGCGCGTCCCCGTCCCTGAAAAATATGAACGAAACGGCTGGCCGTCTGTTGACCGCCCCGACCTGGCGCCGCCCGAAGGCTGGAGCCTGCCGCTCATCGCCTCGGTCAACCGCGTCTACCAAAGCCGCCTCTCGCCCGACGGCGGCCGCATCGCGTTCGTTTGGAACCGCGAAGAACAGGCCGACATCTACGTCATGCCCGCGAAAGGCGGATGGCCAAGCCGCGTATCGTTCACGCGTCCCAGCACGCCGTATTGGTGGGACCGCGCCCCGCAGTGGTCGCCCGACGGCAAATGGCTGGCCTTCCGCATGAAGGGACATGTCCACATCGTGGACTCGCGCGGCGGCATTCCCGAAAAACTGCCCGCCCCGCTCGACGCCTCCGCCTCGCCCATCTGGATGCCCGACAGCAATCAACTCATCGTCACGATCCGCCCCGACGAGATCCCGCATCTCGCGCTGACCGACCGCGAGGGGACCTTCGTACGCGTCCTCACACGGGACGCGGGCGAGGACTCCGACCCGCGTCCCTCGCCCGACGGGACGATGGTCGCGTACGTCCACTGGCCCGACGACGACCGCAACCGCCGCGACATTCGGCTGGTTGACCTCGCCTCGGGCGCGACGCGCGTCCTGGTCGGCGTGCCGAAGATGAAGGACTGGTTCCCGCGCTGGTCGCCCGACGGGAAGTGGCTCGCGTTCCTCTCGCAGCGCTCGGACTTCAACCAGGTCTGGCTCGTCCGCCCCGACGGGAGCGACCTGCATCCGTTCACGGATCTCGGCACGAACGTGGAGGAGTTCTCGTGGTCGCCCGACGGGACGCGGCTGGCGCTCGTCGTCAACCGACGCGGCAGGCTCGATTTGGCCTCAGCCGCTTTGGGGTCGGGGAGAATCGAGGAGGTCAAAACGGGACGCGGAGTCTATTCGCGTCCGCAGTGGAGTCCCGACGGCGCGTACATCTACGTCGAGTATGAAGACCCGCTGGCGCCGCCCGACATCCATCGCATTGATGTGGCGACGGGGCGCGTGAAGCAGTTGACGTTTTCGAATCCGCCCGCGCTCGCGACCCGTCCGATGGTCATGCCCGAGGAGGCGGTCTATAAAAGTTACGACGGGCTGGAGATCGCGGGCCTGCTTTACAAACCGAAGCATCCCAACGGCGCGGCGCTGGTGCATCCGCACGGCGGGCCGACCGAGCAGTTTGGGTACACGTGGGAGATTTTGATCCAGTATCTGGCGGCGAAGGGGTACACGGTTTTGTGTCCGAACTATCGCGGCTCGACGGGATACGGACTCGCGTTCGAACACGCCAACTATAACAACTGGGGCATGGGCGACGTGCAGGACTGCCTGCACGCCGCGAAATTTTTGGCGGAGATGCCAGAGATCGATCCCGCGCGGCTCGGCATTTACGGTTCGAGTTACGGCGGCTATTTAACGGTGGCGTGCCTGGCGCGCGATCCCGAATTTCTTTTCGCGTGCGGCATCAGCCAATACGGCGACGCGTCGCTGGTCAGTTCGTGGGCGCAGTGCGACCGCAACACGCGTCTCTACACCGAAATGCAGATCGGACATCCCTCGGACAATTGGGAGGTCTTCGTGGACGCTTCGTCCATCCACCAGGTGGCGAACATCCAGGCGCCGCTGCTGCTCCTGCACGGACTGGAGGACGAGGTGGTCGTGCCGCAGGCCTCGGAGGAACTGGCCGAAGCCCTGCGCCGTCACAACAAGACGTTCGAGTATAAGACCTACGCGGGCGAACCGCACGGTTTCCAGAAACGCGAGACAGTGCTGGACGCGTCCGCGCGGCTGGAACGGTTTTTGGACTGGTATCTGCTGCCGCCGTCGGTGCCGAGTCCGATGCGGATGGAGTTGCCGAATGTGGTGGAGGATGATGAGGAGTAG
- a CDS encoding 50S ribosomal protein L35: MPRKAKAGKVKMKTHKATSKRFRLTGAGKLVRTKGGKSHLRRRTSDRTKALFTEMVAVEGDGYVKKINRLAPYMKKKK; this comes from the coding sequence ATGCCCCGCAAAGCAAAGGCTGGCAAGGTCAAAATGAAGACCCACAAGGCGACCTCGAAGCGGTTCCGCCTGACTGGAGCCGGCAAACTGGTGCGCACGAAGGGCGGCAAGAGCCATCTGCGCCGCCGCACGTCCGACCGCACGAAAGCGTTATTCACGGAAATGGTCGCCGTGGAAGGCGATGGGTACGTCAAGAAGATCAATCGCCTGGCGCCGTACATGAAGAAGAAAAAATAA
- a CDS encoding RNA methyltransferase, giving the protein MIVSAQNSKIKFVRALLGGAKARRAESAFVAEGVRLVEEAANNRWGFRFVLYDETLSGRGKSDVENLRSRGIECEEISPSLMKSLSDTETSQGILAVLDHSLLPFPRSPNFVLVPDQIRDPGNLGTLIRSADAAGVDAALIPPETADPFAPKVVRAGMGAHFRLPILSMGWEEIARRLDGLQVYLADMEGKSCWQADLRVPLALIVGGEAEGASAAARRLATRRVKIPMAGKAESLNAAVAGSVLMFEAMRQKTVISDQ; this is encoded by the coding sequence ATGATCGTTTCAGCGCAGAATTCCAAAATCAAATTTGTCCGCGCGTTGCTGGGAGGCGCGAAGGCGCGCCGCGCCGAGTCCGCTTTTGTGGCGGAGGGCGTGCGGCTCGTCGAGGAAGCGGCAAACAATCGTTGGGGATTTCGATTCGTTTTGTACGATGAAACTTTGAGCGGACGCGGAAAGTCGGACGTCGAAAATTTACGGTCGCGGGGGATCGAGTGCGAGGAAATATCGCCCAGTCTGATGAAGTCCCTGAGCGACACCGAAACCTCGCAGGGCATCCTCGCTGTCCTCGACCATTCTCTGCTCCCTTTTCCCCGTTCTCCGAATTTCGTTCTCGTCCCCGACCAGATCCGCGACCCGGGCAACCTCGGGACGTTGATCCGCTCGGCGGACGCGGCGGGCGTGGACGCGGCGTTGATCCCGCCTGAGACAGCCGATCCGTTCGCGCCGAAGGTCGTCCGCGCGGGGATGGGCGCGCACTTTCGGCTGCCGATCCTTTCGATGGGCTGGGAGGAGATCGCCCGCAGGCTGGACGGCTTGCAGGTCTATTTGGCAGACATGGAGGGAAAATCCTGCTGGCAGGCAGACTTGCGCGTCCCGCTGGCGCTGATCGTCGGCGGCGAAGCGGAAGGCGCGAGCGCCGCGGCGCGGAGACTGGCGACGCGGCGGGTCAAAATCCCGATGGCGGGAAAAGCGGAGTCGCTCAACGCGGCGGTGGCGGGGTCTGTGCTGATGTTCGAGGCGATGAGGCAGAAGACAGTAATCAGTGATCAGTGA
- a CDS encoding serine/threonine protein kinase codes for MTTNNDSIFLPNGTEVMRVPAGMFIMGSKEYALRNISTPQHVVDIPYDYWMARYPVTNAEYAVYVKSYNVKHPVIDWEEKKYCPVTRVSWEEAVMYCEWLNLQIQDFDFNNLKLQIRLPTEAEWEKAARGTDSREYPWGDTFDKNNCNLVGLETQTPVGYYSPRGDSPYGCADMGGNVCEWTNSIYHSYPYRADDGREDQKIFSSRVVRGGGTMIETEVCARCAYREACDYLDRYLDRGFRVVLAPPLF; via the coding sequence ATGACAACAAACAATGATTCCATTTTTTTGCCAAATGGCACGGAGGTTATGCGTGTACCTGCTGGCATGTTCATAATGGGCAGTAAAGAATACGCTCTTCGTAATATAAGCACACCCCAACACGTTGTTGATATTCCTTACGACTATTGGATGGCTCGCTACCCAGTGACAAATGCCGAGTATGCTGTTTATGTCAAGTCTTATAATGTCAAACATCCTGTTATTGACTGGGAGGAGAAAAAATACTGCCCTGTGACTCGAGTCTCATGGGAGGAGGCAGTTATGTATTGCGAGTGGCTCAATCTCCAAATTCAGGATTTTGATTTCAATAATTTGAAATTGCAAATTCGTCTGCCAACCGAAGCAGAATGGGAAAAAGCCGCTCGTGGTACTGACAGCAGAGAATATCCATGGGGTGACACCTTTGATAAAAACAACTGTAACCTTGTAGGGTTAGAAACACAAACGCCAGTAGGCTATTACTCTCCGCGAGGAGATTCACCGTATGGTTGTGCGGATATGGGCGGTAATGTGTGTGAGTGGACAAACAGTATCTATCATTCATATCCTTATCGGGCAGATGATGGGCGAGAAGATCAAAAGATTTTTTCAAGTCGTGTAGTGCGTGGTGGCGGTACTATGATTGAAACTGAAGTATGTGCGCGTTGTGCCTATCGTGAAGCCTGTGATTATTTGGATCGCTATCTTGATAGGGGGTTTCGTGTGGTTTTGGCTCCCCCACTTTTCTAA
- a CDS encoding protease PrsW: protein MAFIGALFFGFVPTFLFAVFLYWLDRYEKEPKLLLGAAFMWGAVVAAGSAFVINTVLGIGVYIFTGSEVATDLTTGSIIAPVVEEILKGLAILFIFLIFRKEFDSILDGMIYGGVTALGFAATENAFYIYDRGFSVSGWSGFWFLVFVRVVLVGWQHPFYTAFTGIGFAVSRLSRNLAAKYLAPLAGLAIAIIAHSFHNTLASLTRGWGGLALGALIDWGGWLFMFLFAVWMIRREGRLLPKHLQQEVAEGRITAAQLRTAASPFGASLASLGALGRGKFRATTRFYQVLGELAHKMEEVSILGDEGGYAAIIERLRGEMANLSPQVSA, encoded by the coding sequence ATGGCATTCATCGGCGCGCTGTTTTTTGGATTTGTCCCGACCTTCCTTTTCGCGGTATTCCTGTATTGGCTGGACCGTTACGAGAAAGAGCCAAAATTACTGCTCGGCGCGGCTTTTATGTGGGGCGCCGTGGTCGCCGCGGGAAGCGCGTTTGTCATCAACACTGTGCTGGGAATCGGCGTTTACATTTTCACCGGCTCGGAGGTCGCCACCGACCTGACGACCGGCTCGATCATCGCCCCTGTCGTGGAGGAAATCTTAAAGGGATTGGCGATTTTGTTCATTTTCCTGATCTTCCGTAAGGAATTCGACTCGATCCTGGACGGGATGATCTACGGGGGCGTGACCGCGCTCGGCTTTGCCGCCACGGAAAACGCCTTTTACATCTACGACCGCGGCTTCTCCGTGTCGGGCTGGAGCGGATTCTGGTTCCTGGTCTTCGTACGGGTCGTCCTGGTCGGCTGGCAGCATCCGTTTTACACGGCTTTCACGGGGATCGGTTTCGCCGTTTCCCGCTTGAGCCGCAACCTGGCTGCAAAATACCTCGCGCCGTTGGCCGGTCTGGCTATCGCAATCATCGCCCACTCCTTCCATAATACGCTCGCAAGCCTCACCCGCGGATGGGGCGGCCTGGCCTTGGGCGCCCTGATTGATTGGGGCGGCTGGCTTTTCATGTTCCTGTTTGCCGTCTGGATGATCCGCCGCGAGGGGAGACTGCTTCCAAAACATCTCCAGCAGGAAGTCGCCGAGGGACGCATCACCGCCGCGCAACTGCGGACGGCGGCCTCTCCCTTTGGGGCGAGTCTGGCGAGCCTCGGCGCGCTGGGGCGCGGCAAGTTCAGGGCGACGACGCGCTTTTATCAGGTTTTGGGCGAGCTGGCGCACAAGATGGAAGAAGTGTCCATCCTGGGAGACGAGGGCGGCTATGCGGCCATCATCGAGCGGTTGCGCGGCGAGATGGCGAATCTCAGCCCGCAGGTGAGCGCGTAA
- a CDS encoding translation initiation factor IF-3 has product MRLIGPDGGNVGVVSIKQALQIARDADLDLVEVSPNATPPVCRVMDFGKFIYERAKKEREARKAQTKIEVKEIRLRPKTNEAHRGFKVDDARRWLLQGHKVRVTVKFRGREMDYPEIALEDLKEVAQTLSDVGVIEQAPMMEGRTMLVVLAPGKPSAKKKEKAESPVEVPAEA; this is encoded by the coding sequence GTGCGTTTGATCGGGCCGGACGGCGGCAACGTCGGTGTGGTTTCGATCAAGCAGGCTTTGCAGATCGCCCGCGACGCCGACCTGGACCTGGTGGAGGTTTCGCCGAACGCGACCCCGCCCGTCTGCCGGGTGATGGATTTCGGCAAGTTTATCTACGAGCGCGCCAAGAAGGAACGCGAGGCGCGCAAGGCGCAGACCAAGATCGAGGTCAAGGAGATCCGCCTGCGTCCGAAGACGAACGAAGCCCACCGCGGTTTCAAGGTGGACGACGCCCGCCGCTGGCTGTTGCAGGGACACAAGGTCCGCGTGACGGTCAAGTTCCGCGGCCGCGAGATGGATTATCCCGAGATCGCGCTCGAAGACCTGAAAGAAGTCGCGCAGACGCTTTCCGATGTGGGCGTGATCGAGCAGGCGCCGATGATGGAAGGGCGCACGATGCTGGTGGTGCTGGCGCCGGGAAAACCGTCCGCCAAGAAAAAGGAAAAAGCGGAGAGTCCGGTCGAAGTCCCGGCTGAAGCGTAA